Below is a window of Calditrichota bacterium DNA.
CCACCGTTCAAATACCAGTAGTAGCGCAGGGCGTCGCCGTCGTCGTCTTCTGCAGTAACCGAAAAGGTGATAAGGCTGTCGCCCGATACGCTAATGAGCGTGTCAGGCTCCCAGTCGGTAAGGCGGGGTGGGCGGTTCTGATTGAAGAAACCGGCACCTATATCGCGACGGGTGCCGTCAGGATCGTAGCCGGTCGCCGGATCGCCGGCATCGATGACGTCCGAGCCTTCTCCTGGACGGAAGTCGAAATGCGCCGGATCGACGAGTCGGGGATCGGCAGAAATATCGTTCGCGCCAGCCTCGATGCCGTCGTAGTCGCGATTGTTCGCCCAGAAGTCGTTATAGCGTAAGAGCGCCTGGCTGCGATCGTTCAGGATGCCGCTCATGCGGTTCTGGACGACCAGATTGTTGGTCAAGGTGGCGGTCGAACCGCTGGCGAGTAGAATGCCATATTGGCCGTTCGACAGCGAGGTGTTGTTGAGCAGGTTTAGGCTCTGGCTGTTGTAGAGATAGAATCCGGGGCCGGTGGCTTGATAAGCGACGCAACGTTCCATTCGGACGGCATTCGACTGCCAGACTGAGAAAGCGCGAGTGCGCGCGTTGGCGATGACCGTTCTTTCGATTACCGAATTGGGAGCAGCATTCAGGTAGATACCGGCGTCGGTGGTGTTGTCAATGAAGCAGTTCGACACATTGACAACCGAGTTCTCGTCGGCGCCGATGCCAAAGCGAGTGCAGTTGAAAATGGTCGAGTTGGTGATGGTGGCAATGCTGCGTTCGGTGGCGGCGATGCCGTTGCCATTATCGGTGATGTTCGAAATCAGACAGTCGGCGATCTGTGGTCGGGAGCGGACCGAACGGATCCCGGCATTCTGGCAGCCGTAGAACCTGCTGTTGGCGATGCGCGGGTTGGCATCGGTCGCTTCGACACCGCGATAGGCGTGCGCCAAGGTTACATAGCGCAAAATCGTCCCGTCGGTCAAAGCGCCGGTAATGTAGATGGCTCGCCATGCACCCGGCTGTCCCGAATCGGAGAAGAATCGGATCGAGTCATTCACAGTCCCTATGGCCTGAAGAACACCGGAGACATCGAAACGGAAGTTTCCGGCGAACCGGACCACAACGCCCGGCTCGATAGTCAAGGTCTCGTTCGCGCCGACACTGACATTGCCGATGACGATGTAAG
It encodes the following:
- a CDS encoding PKD domain-containing protein, with product MRSLGHLSVLALLLISALNGLAETRVTGPVRGQWTVAQSPYIVIGNVSVGANETLTIEPGVVVRFAGNFRFDVSGVLQAIGTVNDSIRFFSDSGQPGAWRAIYITGALTDGTILRYVTLAHAYRGVEATDANPRIANSRFYGCQNAGIRSVRSRPQIADCLISNITDNGNGIAATERSIATITNSTIFNCTRFGIGADENSVVNVSNCFIDNTTDAGIYLNAAPNSVIERTVIANARTRAFSVWQSNAVRMERCVAYQATGPGFYLYNSQSLNLLNNTSLSNGQYGILLASGSTATLTNNLVVQNRMSGILNDRSQALLRYNDFWANNRDYDGIEAGANDISADPRLVDPAHFDFRPGEGSDVIDAGDPATGYDPDGTRRDIGAGFFNQNRPPRLTDWEPDTLISVSGDSLITFSVTAEDDDGDALRYYWYLNGGAVGNNRTFQRAFPQDGAFVVRVVVDDNLYEGRTDHTWSFSVIGAAAPRAELPADWSVSPAFPNPFNNATRIDYTLPFAGSGFVTLVDLTGREVHRAELHHQSAGSHTLVFPGSRLPSGLYSLSLRLGPLYHQQTLIHLK